The Malus sylvestris chromosome 3, drMalSylv7.2, whole genome shotgun sequence genomic sequence ATTTCCATTCAGCATCAACTTCTGCAAAGAAGTCATTCTCCCTAACCCCTTTGGAATGGCCCCAACTAGGTGATTTGAAGAAAGGTCGAGTTTATGGATTTTGTCAGCATTGACAATCTCGGGAGGTATGCTACCACTAAGGTTGTTTCCCACAATTAGTAAGGTTTCTAATTGTGCGCATTGTCCCCATTTATGTGAAATTTCACCATAAAACTTATTGTGACTCATATCTATGAAATCAAGATTTGGATAAACACCAAAATCTTTTGATACATTGCCTGTGAATTGGTTCCCTTCAAGATGAACTCTAACAAAGCTCTTGCATGTTTTCAAGCTTTTGGGGATTGGACCTGTCAAATGGTTATTGCTCACTGAAAGGTTTTGGAGTTGTCCACTACAACAAATATTTTCGGGCAAATAACCTATTAATTGGTTTTCACCTAATTGCAGTTCAGTCAACTTCTTCAATTTCCCTATCTCCTTAGGAATAGTGCCAGAAAGATTGTTACTATGGAGATTGAGAATGGTAAGGTTTGTGAGCTGACCTAGGGATGTTGGGATTGAACCGCTCAGCTGATTCTCATACAAACCGAGCTCCACAAGAGATTTCAATTTCCCTATCTCTTTTGGAATTGTGCTAGAAAGATTATTACGGGAGAGATAGAGAAATGTGATGTTTGTGAGATCACCGAGGGATGTTGGGATTGAACCGCTGAGCTGATTCTCATACAAACCGAGCTCCACAAGAGATTTCAATTTCCCTATCTCTTTTGGAATTGTGCTAGAAAGATTATTACGGGAGAGATAGAGAAAGGTGATGTTTGTGAGATCACCGAGGGATGTTGGGATTGAACCGCTGAGTTGATTCTTAGACAATTCTATGTCTACAAGAGATTTCAATTTCCCTATCTCTTTAGGAATAGTGCCAGAAAGATTATTACCATAGAGATAGAGAGTGGTAAGGTTTGTGAGCTGACCTAGGGATGTTGGGATTGAACCGCTGAGCTGATTCTTATACAAACTGAGCTCTACAAGAGATTTCAATTTCCCTATCTCTTTAGGAATAATGCCAGAAAGATTGTTACTATAGAGATAAAGAGTGGTAAGGTTTGTGAGCTGACCTAGGGATGTTGGGATTGTACCGCTGAGCTGATTCTCACACAAAACGAGCTCCACAAGAGATTTCAATTTCCCTATCTCTTTAGGAATAGTGCCAGAAAGATTATTATTATTGAGATAGAGAGCGATAAGGTTTGTGAGCTGACCTAGGGATGTTGGGATTGAACCGATGAGCTGATTCTCAGACAATTCTAGGTCCACAAGAGATTTCAATTTCCCTATCTGTTTAGGAATAGTGCCATAAAGATTATTACTATACATATAGAGAGTGGTAAGGTTTGTGAGCTGACCTAGGGATGTTGGGATTGAACCGCTGAGCTGATTCTCATACAAACCGAGCTCCACAAGAGATTTCAATTTCCCTATCTCTTGAGGAATAGTGCCAGAAAGATTATTACGGTGGAGATGGATAATGGTAATGTTTGTGAGATCACCAAGAGATATTGGGATTGAACCATTGAGCCAATTGTTGGAAAGATCAAGATAGATAAGTTTGGAGAGGGAACTGATCTGAGCTGGAATGACATTAAAGAGATTATTGTAGCTGAGATCGAGGTATTGAAGATTGGGGAAAGACAAGAATGAAAACTCATGTAGCGTTCCTTGTATACCGGAATTGGTAAGGTTTATCACACTGACACTTCCAACAGCATTGCATGAAATACCAGTCCAAAAGCATGGGGCTACTTTTGTATGAGCGGGTAGGTAAGCCCACGATGTGAGATTTTGCAGGTGGGTATGGTTTTGAAGGGTGGCTTTCCATTTGAGAAGCGCTTCTGCTTCAATAGTAGAAGTAGCAGAAGCAAAAGCAGCACAACTTGGCAATGAAAGAAGTTGTACGAATAAGACAAGGCAATAAGCCAGAGGGCATAGTTTATGAAAATCTAAAGATGTCATGGCCACTAGTGTTTAATTTCGTGTGCGTATTAAAATCTACTCCTAGGGCTTATTTATAATGGCATTCATGGGCTATCGTAGTTAATTCAATTCAACCTGCACCGAAAAAGGGGGGGGGAGAAAAGAAAGATGGAGGACTTGCAAAGTCTCAGTCTTTGTCCCAAATGCATGTAATTGTTTTATGGGGCCCACCCCACTCATTTTAACGGTTGTTTCCTAtcatttatttctatttttttttcttctcattaaAGTTATTTCGTTTGGTGTCATAAGTTCAAACTtatcaaataaaagaaaatttgggaAATGCAAGTGGACTTAATATTTTATCTCTTTGGGGCAATCATCTAAAGATTATTAAGAATCAGTTGTAACACATACTGTGTAGTGATATTTAtctctttatttataaataaaaaatattatgttcAACTTTTACGAGCATTAATAATTTTGAAAACTTAATTATGGCTAGTTTGGGGTtgctcaaattttttaaaagcagctttttttttaaaaagttgggTCCTtaattgtgtttggtaaataaataaaaaaagtttttttttttcaaatcatagGTCTAAAACAATTGAAAACATAAGCAACTCTACACATGCTTCTCAAAAAagcgttttttgtttttttttttcaaatgaggCAGGTGAACAATATCAATTAATGAAACATTCATATTGACAATCCTaccccatctttttttttttagctaaGAGCACTTTTAGCACTATAGTTTACCATTACACTTACCTGCTTTTTTACAGTTATTTATTCTCATAGTACAACAGAAgcagttttgaaaaaaaaaatatatatatatatatatatagcaaccCAGACTAGCCCCAAGTCTACCTCCATGATTgtgttgtataaaaaaaaattagttttaactcaaaaataacTTTGATCTCCCAATAGTTTTGGCTAAAAATTTTAGGCaaggattattaaagaatgattttagcctaattttttgTCGGTTAATTTttctaaaagtaaaatttatgtaaattatcttgatttatttttgtgaacattttaacttaaaaatatttaaatttcgatAAACATGCCCCTTGAAACATAACATGAAAGCCATGGAACAATAATTacatttttataaagataaggattaaaaCTTTGAAATAGTTCTATATAGTATGCTTCAATCTTACAACAATTACTAATACAAACAATAATTAAAACACTAAATAAAGATTAATAAATGATAAGTAAAATACTACATTAGAATTACAACAATTACTAATACTAATAATATTCATCAACATTTGGTTGACTTGGTCCTTGATTTCGTGGTGGATTTCGTGGTGGACTTGGGTAATAGACATTATATTGGTCATCATCTTCAAAGATATTCATTACTGTGAGAATCCGTTTTTGGTTAGGTTGCTGTGAAGTTTGAAATCAGAAAGTGTGGGACCCTCCCCACTTCTATCACGGGTCTATACCTTACTCCACATAGCAATCAGTTTTCCTATTATTTTATTACCACTTTTTACCGAAAGCCAACACAATCATCGCACCTTCTCTCTCACGCTACCTCCCCTCCCTTTTCCCCCATTTTCTGCCATCTCGCTCCCACTAAccaataattttattattttattttaactctctttcttctccctACACCTCAAGTTCTCTCAGCTCATTCTTATCACTCTCCTCctcggatttggatcctctcctgagcttaaGAAGAGGGTCCTCTTTATCAAGATACGTGAGCCGTTAGATGAAAATTCAACGGTTAtatttattataactttaaaggaatTCTCTTATTTGTAgctgttggattttcatccaacgaccCACGTGTCTTAATCAGTAGGATCCTCTTCttaagctcaggagaggatccaaatccgatTTACATTTCTTTCACTTCTCTCCTTCCCTCAAATTCCCTCCTTTCCTCTGCACGCACAGAGAGCTCCGAGAGCCCCAAAATCAAGGAGCTGCGCTCCATTTGGTTAAACATCCGTTAAAATTAGGGGTTTGGTGTATGGAGATTGTTAGTAGGATTATCTTGTCAAAGCTCGGAATATCGAGATGAGTGGTTTATGTAATGTGTTGCAAATTATACTTATTTTCAATTATCTCTCTATTTCAAGTCAAGCATGTTGAATTTGTGGAAACGCTTTTGGAATTATTAATATAGTGATGTGTGGATATTTGGATATTTGGAATTGTTCATGGAGCATGAGAACCTTAGTGTTGCATTAATCCGAGGAATAAATGTAAACTGCACACAGGGACATTAGGGGAGAATGGCCAATAAGAGTCACGTGGTGAGTTACTATTTATGAAGGATATAATGAACTCGTAAGGGGATGATGTGATATGGCATTACGTGCATGATGATTTGATACTATTATTGTATTTTCTGCAATGACAAAAATGACatctcttgactaacatattaCATATTATACTCATTGAGCAACGGTGGTTGTTGCTCACCCCTCACCCTTTTATTTTACAGATAAGTTATTTGACAAGGCAGGTGCTAGACAAGCTGAGTTTGGGTTAGACAAGGGATTTAAgagttttcttatttttgtacACTCTATAAGGATTTTGTAGTAATTACTTGTTTAAGAGAAGTTATTGTTTTACATCTTTActttttacttttacttttacTCGCACGCTGGGCATGGGTCTCACTGATTCACGGTCCAAGGCATGACAATTACGGCATTCCTTCTTATAATTTCCGGTTGCTTGTTGCAGAATAATTTATTCCTATGTAAAGTGTATTTATTGGGATCCTCCCTCATTACATCAAAATCGAATGTCATCTTGTTAGGGTCCTCCTTCTAATATGATCTTTTGTCAtcctgaaaattttggaagtcggtagaaaaaaaaaatggaagaattGTATGAGGAAAATGAATTTTGaatggatgtttgaacaaatacatgtatttatagagtttttggatgaattttgatttaaataatttcttttaAATGTGCTGTTGAATTTAATTTTGGGCCATTAGACCTTTCTTTACtattaatttaatatacgaaTTCAACCgttcgatttaatttaattataaatttaatttcaaaaaatttgAATATGGACCGTTGAATCAACCATTAGCCCATCATTTCCAATCGTTGGATCACAAAAAGAGCAGTTATGCTAGTGGGTAGTCGCTGGGACTCAGGAATTGATGACTTGTCGCATGAGATGCTTCTGGCGCGTTGCTTAGCTACAGCTGGGCACTTTGTAGGCGCGTTCACACGTTGGAGCTTGGGCCACCACTATCCTTGAGGGGAGGTGAGAATTTGGCCCAAAAGCAAGTTTTAatgaaataaaagttaaaattgaaagcaagttttaaatctcaaaaaaattaaagtacGATGCATGATTTCTTTGAACACTATTGGGTGGaactaaaagttaaaaggaaaactaacgaaaagttcaaaaaaaatttcattttaatgaaaagccatttttaaagatatagtgaatagtacccaaggaaatgtataaatgtgatttttcgttaaaagtgaacagtactgggagtgttttgttaaaactcccaaagtTAAACCTTCCGGAGCAATGGCCGTGGTTTATAGCTAGGGTCTTGAAAACCAGCATATAGTTATCTTTCTCCGAGCAAGAGTTACTTACCAAATTGAAGTCACCGATGTCTCGTCTCATGTTCTGCATTTCTAAAGTCTTCAAGAGAAAGAAAACATTTTCATTTTCGATGCCAACATTCTCTTCGCCGAAGCCAATCCCACAATTCTCTCGAGCTGAAATGCAataagcaaaaaacaaaaatacactTGCATATCAAGTTTTTCGGTATTCATTGGTCCgataatcaaacaaacaaacaaaatacagAATCTAATTCATATTCGCTACATCAGGCAGTGTAAAACGACAACAGGAGATTAACAAAGTTCATCATATCGATCAGATTCGGACAATTCTGATGCTAGGCGGTTTCTTTATTCAATTGATGAGAACCGTGCCAGTTTCTACCATAAAGGATCACTAAGTTGTTAAACATTCAAAACTTCTAGCAAAGTTAACAGC encodes the following:
- the LOC126616391 gene encoding probable leucine-rich repeat receptor-like protein kinase At1g35710, giving the protein MTSLDFHKLCPLAYCLVLFVQLLSLPSCAAFASATSTIEAEALLKWKATLQNHTHLQNLTSWAYLPAHTKVAPCFWTGISCNAVGSVSVINLTNSGIQGTLHEFSFLSFPNLQYLDLSYNNLFNVIPAQISSLSKLIYLDLSNNWLNGSIPISLGDLTNITIIHLHRNNLSGTIPQEIGKLKSLVELGLYENQLSGSIPTSLGQLTNLTTLYMYSNNLYGTIPKQIGKLKSLVDLELSENQLIGSIPTSLGQLTNLIALYLNNNNLSGTIPKEIGKLKSLVELVLCENQLSGTIPTSLGQLTNLTTLYLYSNNLSGIIPKEIGKLKSLVELSLYKNQLSGSIPTSLGQLTNLTTLYLYGNNLSGTIPKEIGKLKSLVDIELSKNQLSGSIPTSLGDLTNITFLYLSRNNLSSTIPKEIGKLKSLVELGLYENQLSGSIPTSLGDLTNITFLYLSRNNLSSTIPKEIGKLKSLVELGLYENQLSGSIPTSLGQLTNLTILNLHSNNLSGTIPKEIGKLKKLTELQLGENQLIGYLPENICCSGQLQNLSVSNNHLTGPIPKSLKTCKSFVRVHLEGNQFTGNVSKDFGVYPNLDFIDMSHNKFYGEISHKWGQCAQLETLLIVGNNLSGSIPPEIVNADKIHKLDLSSNHLVGAIPKGLGRMTSLQKLMLNGNQLSGCIPSEFGLLVDLEYLDLSSNKLNGSITSALGNFLKLYHLNLSNNQFSQGIPLKLEKLVQLNELDLSHNSLEGSIPPEISNMESLQTLNLSHNNLSGFIPSSFEGMHSLLYVDVSYNELEGPLPNNRAFQQALPEALQGNKGLCGNVEGLQSCTIGPRKHRKWVFGITFSLIAAILLLSTFFTIKFLMERKKKRPEKAEKNLHEEISFSVLNFDGKSMYKEIIRATENFDSTYCIGSGGQGCVYRANLSSDNIVAVKKLHQLWDDEKNLETTFLNEIRTLTEIRHRNIVKLYGFCSHHQHSFLVYEFVERGSLAAILSKDEEAKEVGWRKRVNIVNGVAHALAYMHHDCVPPIVHRDISTKNILLDSKYDASVSDFGTAKFLNPGSTTWTAVAGTYGYVAPELAYTMEVKETCDVYSFGVVAMETIMGRHPGDFFSSFLLVPSSSTSSSTSTLPPHQMSVVDVLDQRILPPTHQEAGEVLSLMKIVFSCLNPTPHSRPTMRRVTQLLSTQKLHLSKPIRMITCSELFALDPLTA